The Limibacillus sp. genomic interval TTCCAGGAGCGCGCGCAGGCGTTCCAACTGAATCTCCACGATGGCCGCCATCTGAGAGCGTTGCAGCCTGTGGAACAGCAGGATCTCGTCCAGGCGGTTCAGGAACTCCGGCCGGAAGGCCCGGCGGACCACTTCCATCACCTCGCCGCGCACGGCCTCCGAATCCTCGCCCTCGGGCTGGTTGGCCAGCACCTCGGAGCCGAGGTTGGAAGTCATGACGATCAAGGTGTTGCGGAAGTCGACGGTGCGGCCCTGACCGTCGGTCAGGCGACCGTCGTCCAGCACCTGAAGCAGCACGTTGAAAACGTCCGGGTGCGCCTTTTCGACCTCGTCGAAGAGGATCACCTGATAGGGACGCCGCCGCACGGCCTCGGTGAGCGATCCGCCCTGCTCATAGCCGACATAGCCCGGAGGCGCGCCGATCAAGCGGGCCACGGCGTGCTTTTCCATGAACTCCGACATGTCGATGCGGACCATGGCGTTCTCGTCGTCGAACA includes:
- a CDS encoding AAA family ATPase, which encodes AVSNAVRRARAGLQVPNRPIGSFLFLGPTGVGKTELTRALAEFLFDDENAMVRIDMSEFMEKHAVARLIGAPPGYVGYEQGGSLTEAVRRRPYQVILFDEVEKAHPDVFNVLLQVLDDGRLTDGQGRTVDFRNTLIVMTSNLGSEVLANQPEGEDSEAVRGEVMEVVRRAFRPEFLNRLDEILLFHRLQRSQMAAIVEIQLERLRALLEDRKITLDLDDKALAWLGEAGYDPVYGARPLKRVIQRRLQNPLASMILEGRIADGETVKVSAGEDGLVINGESVETEEAA